Proteins encoded in a region of the Frondihabitans sp. 762G35 genome:
- the dapB gene encoding 4-hydroxy-tetrahydrodipicolinate reductase, producing the protein MTTRVAVVGATGKLGRLFVRLIDETEGFELHAGLSSRDGLDGLAGADLVVDVTVPAVSPAIVEAAVRLGIPVLVGTSGWSEPRLASIRRVVAEVAGPGVLVIPNFSVGSVLATTFATMAARYYEAVEIIETHHPGKVDSPSGTATRTAELIAEARRDLGPVRAPRADQRARGQQVASVPVHSLRLPGIEARQEVVFGGAGETLTLTHDTTSQTAYEQGILVALASAPTISGVVVGLDRVLPLGTPS; encoded by the coding sequence ATGACAACTCGCGTCGCCGTCGTCGGTGCCACCGGAAAACTCGGGCGGCTCTTCGTCCGCCTGATCGACGAGACGGAGGGCTTCGAGCTGCACGCGGGGCTGTCGTCCCGCGACGGTCTCGACGGCCTCGCGGGGGCCGACCTCGTGGTCGACGTGACGGTCCCCGCCGTCAGCCCGGCCATCGTCGAGGCCGCCGTGCGCCTCGGCATCCCGGTGCTCGTCGGCACGTCCGGCTGGTCGGAGCCGCGCCTCGCCTCGATCCGCCGCGTCGTCGCCGAGGTGGCCGGGCCCGGAGTCCTCGTCATCCCCAACTTCTCCGTCGGGTCGGTCCTGGCGACGACCTTCGCGACGATGGCGGCCCGCTACTACGAGGCGGTCGAGATCATCGAGACGCACCACCCCGGCAAGGTCGACTCGCCGTCGGGAACGGCCACGCGCACGGCCGAACTCATCGCCGAGGCCCGGCGCGATCTCGGGCCGGTGCGCGCCCCGCGCGCCGATCAGCGCGCCCGCGGGCAGCAGGTGGCCAGCGTCCCCGTCCACAGCCTCCGCCTGCCCGGGATCGAGGCGCGACAGGAGGTCGTGTTCGGCGGTGCGGGCGAGACGCTGACCCTGACCCACGACACGACATCGCAGACGGCCTACGAGCAGGGCATCCTGGTCGCCCTCGCGAGCGCACCGACGATCTCCGGCGTCGTCGTCGGCCTCGACCGGGTGCTGCCGCTCGGCACCCCCTCGTGA
- a CDS encoding tetratricopeptide repeat protein, giving the protein MKGRIAALVMCALLVLYLVLVAQRAVLFIASGEAVAIVIGVALFVLPVIGVFALLAEIRFGLRTERVVTQLASEGALPVDDMPKRASGRYDREVADAEFPGYAAAVEAAPNDWRAWFRLGLAYDACGDRRRARGAIRRSLRIRRTNP; this is encoded by the coding sequence GTGAAGGGCAGGATCGCCGCGCTCGTCATGTGCGCGCTGCTCGTGCTCTATCTGGTGCTCGTCGCCCAGCGGGCGGTGCTCTTCATCGCGTCCGGGGAGGCCGTGGCGATCGTCATCGGCGTGGCTCTCTTCGTCCTGCCGGTCATCGGCGTGTTCGCCCTCCTGGCGGAGATCCGCTTCGGCCTGCGCACCGAGCGGGTCGTGACGCAGCTCGCGAGCGAGGGGGCCCTCCCGGTCGACGACATGCCGAAACGCGCCAGCGGTCGATACGACCGCGAGGTCGCCGACGCCGAGTTCCCCGGGTACGCGGCGGCCGTGGAGGCGGCTCCGAACGACTGGAGGGCCTGGTTCCGCCTCGGGCTCGCCTACGACGCCTGCGGCGACCGCCGCCGCGCCCGAGGGGCCATCCGACGCTCCCTGCGGATCCGCCGGACGAACCCCTAG
- a CDS encoding TIGR01777 family oxidoreductase: MTTSSDPGTSPSNPGREARLTILVAGASGLIGTEVVRQLRTKGHEVLRLVRRPTTTPGEYTWSPQAGILDYTLLDRVDAVVNLSGASLSKLPWTPGYKKEILDSRVSATRTLVRAMQKASTPPRVFLSGSAVGFYGDRPLDVLTEDSPRGTGFLSDVVVDWEHEAEQAPEGTRVVTLRTGVVVGPGGAMKPLLALTKAFLGSRLGTGSQIWPWISLHDEAAAIVHLLTSDVEGPVNLTGPVAATSDRLTARTAKDLGRPYKLAVPEFVIRSLLGDAGQEMLLSSQKVVPQKLLDDGFVFRDRTVEEALDALIR; the protein is encoded by the coding sequence ATGACCACGAGCTCCGATCCGGGCACGTCCCCCTCGAACCCCGGGCGGGAGGCGCGACTGACGATCCTCGTCGCCGGCGCTTCCGGCCTCATCGGCACCGAGGTCGTGAGACAGCTGCGGACGAAGGGCCACGAGGTGCTCAGGCTGGTCCGTCGACCGACGACGACACCCGGCGAGTACACCTGGTCACCCCAGGCCGGCATCCTCGACTACACGCTGCTCGACCGCGTCGACGCGGTCGTCAACCTCTCCGGGGCCTCGCTCTCGAAGCTGCCCTGGACCCCCGGCTACAAGAAGGAGATCCTCGACTCGCGGGTCTCCGCGACCCGGACGCTCGTCCGCGCCATGCAGAAGGCCTCGACGCCGCCCCGCGTGTTCCTCAGCGGCTCCGCGGTCGGTTTCTACGGCGACCGGCCCCTCGACGTCCTCACGGAGGATTCACCGCGCGGGACGGGCTTCCTCTCGGACGTCGTGGTCGACTGGGAACACGAGGCCGAGCAGGCGCCGGAGGGGACGCGCGTCGTCACGCTGCGCACGGGCGTGGTCGTGGGCCCCGGCGGCGCGATGAAGCCGCTCCTGGCCCTCACGAAGGCCTTCCTCGGCTCCCGCCTGGGCACGGGCTCGCAGATCTGGCCGTGGATCAGTCTCCACGACGAGGCGGCGGCCATCGTCCACCTGCTCACGAGCGACGTCGAGGGGCCGGTCAACCTCACGGGGCCGGTGGCCGCGACGAGCGACCGTCTGACGGCCCGCACCGCGAAGGACCTCGGCCGCCCCTACAAGCTCGCCGTCCCCGAGTTCGTCATCCGCTCCCTCCTCGGCGACGCCGGCCAGGAGATGCTCCTCTCGAGCCAGAAGGTCGTCCCGCAGAAGCTGCTCGACGACGGCTTCGTCTTCCGCGACAGGACCGTCGAGGAGGCGCTCGACGCGCTGATCCGCTAG
- the thyX gene encoding FAD-dependent thymidylate synthase — protein MPEDDVNTPEIEFRSDVTVELVRSSAHDSDVLFAARVSTMGELTLESAQATAEEGAAPKGAGLINYLMRDRHGSPFEHNSMTFYVQAPIFVFREFMRHRMASYNEESGRYRELNPVFYVPAPTRNLVQVGKPGAYDFVPGTEEQSALVERTTREASTRAYESYREMLAAGVAREVARIVLPLNIYSSMYVTVNARSLMNFLSLRTKREGTHFPSFPQREIEMCAEKMEDLWAELMPLTYAAFGTNGRVAP, from the coding sequence GTGCCTGAAGACGATGTGAACACCCCCGAGATCGAGTTCCGCAGCGACGTCACGGTCGAGCTCGTGCGCTCCAGCGCCCACGACTCCGACGTCCTCTTCGCCGCCCGCGTCTCGACCATGGGCGAGCTGACCCTCGAGTCCGCCCAGGCGACCGCCGAGGAGGGGGCGGCTCCCAAGGGCGCCGGTCTCATCAACTACCTCATGCGCGACCGCCACGGTTCGCCGTTCGAGCACAACTCGATGACCTTCTACGTCCAGGCGCCGATCTTCGTCTTCCGCGAGTTCATGCGGCACCGGATGGCCTCCTACAACGAGGAGAGCGGTCGCTACCGCGAGTTGAACCCCGTCTTCTACGTCCCCGCCCCGACCCGCAACCTCGTCCAGGTCGGCAAGCCGGGTGCCTACGACTTCGTCCCCGGCACCGAGGAGCAGTCGGCACTCGTCGAGCGGACCACCCGCGAGGCGTCCACCCGCGCCTACGAGTCGTACCGGGAGATGCTGGCCGCAGGAGTCGCGCGCGAGGTCGCGCGGATCGTCCTTCCGCTCAACATCTACTCGTCCATGTACGTGACGGTCAACGCGCGCTCGCTGATGAACTTCCTGTCGCTCCGCACCAAGCGCGAGGGCACGCACTTCCCGTCGTTCCCGCAGCGCGAGATCGAGATGTGCGCCGAGAAGATGGAAGATCTCTGGGCCGAGCTCATGCCCCTCACCTACGCGGCGTTCGGCACGAACGGCCGCGTCGCGCCGTAG
- the dapA gene encoding 4-hydroxy-tetrahydrodipicolinate synthase: MSNIANPFGQVLVALVTPFTADGEVDWEGVEKHIDDCIRQGADGIVVTGTTGETSTLTDPEKLRLVEVGKSVAAGRAKIITGGGSNETAHAIQLYKASEKAGADGVMIVTPYYNKPTQAGVLTHFRMIADATDLPVILYDIPGRTGIPITYETILRAAKHPNIVAVKDAKGDFAEVSRVLNQTDLLYFSGDDTNVLPHLAIGATGLIGVTANIAAAPYRTIVDAVNAGDLHKATAAHKQLEPLVRAVMTHVPGTVAAKYILHGLGRIGSPRVRLPLVGPEDAEAALIEDELSHVKDIPGVDFSRFRPDRNAAAGGALPKVHGTTR, translated from the coding sequence GTGTCGAACATCGCCAATCCCTTCGGGCAGGTCCTCGTCGCTCTCGTCACCCCCTTCACCGCCGACGGCGAAGTGGACTGGGAGGGCGTCGAGAAGCACATCGACGACTGCATCCGTCAGGGCGCCGACGGCATCGTCGTCACCGGCACGACGGGGGAGACGTCGACGCTGACCGACCCCGAGAAGCTCCGCCTCGTCGAGGTCGGCAAGTCCGTCGCCGCGGGGCGCGCCAAGATCATCACGGGCGGCGGCTCGAACGAGACGGCGCACGCCATCCAGCTCTACAAGGCCAGCGAGAAGGCCGGGGCCGACGGCGTCATGATCGTGACGCCCTACTACAACAAGCCGACGCAGGCGGGCGTGCTCACCCACTTCCGGATGATCGCCGACGCCACCGACCTGCCGGTCATCCTCTACGACATCCCCGGCCGGACGGGAATCCCGATCACCTACGAGACGATCCTGCGCGCCGCCAAGCACCCCAACATCGTCGCGGTCAAAGACGCCAAGGGCGACTTCGCCGAGGTGAGCCGGGTCCTCAACCAGACCGACCTGCTCTACTTCTCCGGCGACGACACGAACGTCCTCCCGCACCTCGCGATCGGCGCGACCGGCCTCATCGGCGTGACGGCGAACATCGCCGCCGCTCCCTACCGGACGATCGTCGACGCCGTCAACGCCGGCGATCTGCACAAAGCGACGGCTGCGCACAAGCAGCTCGAGCCGCTGGTCCGCGCCGTGATGACGCACGTACCCGGGACAGTGGCCGCCAAGTACATCCTGCACGGCCTCGGCCGCATCGGGAGCCCGCGCGTGCGCCTGCCGCTCGTCGGGCCGGAGGACGCCGAGGCGGCCCTCATCGAAGACGAGCTGTCGCACGTGAAGGACATCCCCGGCGTCGACTTCTCCCGCTTCCGCCCCGACCGCAACGCGGCCGCCGGCGGAGCCCTGCCGAAGGTGCACGGCACCACGCGCTAG
- a CDS encoding ribonuclease J: MPTTIQTPRTLEKGTLRIIPLGGLGEIGRNMTVYELDGKLLIVDAGVLFPEEHQPGVDLILPDFSPIKDRLHDVLGVVLTHGHEDHIGAVPYLLRLRKDIPLIGSTLTLALVEAKLKEHRITPYSLAVKEGRIEKLGPFELEFVAVNHSIPDALAVAIRTSAGLVLHTGDFKMDQLPLDDRITDLRAFARLGEEGVDLFLPDSTNADVPGFTALERDIGPVLDDIIARAPRRVVVASFSSHVHRVQQVLDAAHANGRRVAFMGRSMIRNMTIAADLGYLKVPENVLIDSKKAKDLPDDRIVYMSTGSQGEPMAVLARMANLEHQIEIGEGDTVILASSLIPGNENAVYRVIDGLTKLGANVVHKGNAKVHVSGHASAGELLYCYNILRPKNVLPVHGEHRHLYANAALAMRTGVPAKNIITGQDGIVVDLKDGVMTVAGQLDLSYVYVDGSTVGEITDADLKDRRVLSEEGFISVFLAIDPSTGRVVVGPEIQSRGFAEDDSVFDDVRPKILAALTEAAENGTRDAHAFSQVVRRTVGRWVNSQHRRRPMIVPVVISA; this comes from the coding sequence ATGCCCACGACCATCCAGACTCCCCGCACCCTCGAGAAGGGCACCCTGCGGATCATCCCGCTCGGCGGCCTCGGCGAGATCGGTCGCAACATGACCGTCTACGAACTCGACGGCAAGCTCCTCATCGTCGACGCCGGCGTGCTCTTCCCGGAGGAGCACCAGCCGGGGGTCGACCTGATCCTGCCCGACTTCTCGCCCATCAAGGACCGCCTGCACGACGTCCTCGGCGTCGTGCTGACGCACGGCCACGAGGACCACATCGGCGCCGTGCCCTACCTCCTGCGCCTGCGCAAGGACATCCCGCTGATCGGCTCCACGCTGACCCTCGCCCTCGTCGAGGCGAAGCTCAAGGAGCACCGCATCACGCCCTACTCGCTCGCCGTGAAGGAGGGGCGGATCGAGAAGCTCGGTCCGTTCGAGCTCGAGTTCGTCGCCGTGAACCACTCCATCCCCGACGCCCTCGCCGTCGCGATCCGCACCTCCGCGGGCCTCGTGCTGCACACGGGCGACTTCAAGATGGACCAGCTCCCGCTCGACGACCGCATCACCGACCTCCGGGCCTTCGCCCGACTGGGCGAGGAGGGCGTCGACCTCTTCCTGCCCGACTCGACGAACGCGGACGTCCCCGGCTTCACCGCTCTCGAGCGCGACATCGGCCCGGTCCTCGACGACATCATCGCCCGCGCGCCCCGTCGCGTGGTGGTGGCCAGCTTCTCGAGCCACGTCCACCGCGTGCAGCAGGTCCTCGACGCCGCCCACGCCAACGGCCGTCGCGTCGCGTTCATGGGTCGCTCCATGATCCGCAACATGACCATCGCGGCTGACCTCGGCTACCTGAAGGTGCCCGAGAACGTCCTCATCGACTCGAAGAAGGCGAAGGACCTCCCCGACGACCGCATCGTCTACATGTCGACCGGCTCGCAGGGCGAGCCGATGGCGGTCCTCGCGCGGATGGCGAACCTCGAGCACCAGATCGAGATCGGCGAGGGCGACACGGTCATCCTGGCGTCGAGCCTGATCCCCGGCAACGAGAACGCCGTCTACCGCGTGATCGACGGGCTCACGAAGCTCGGCGCGAACGTGGTGCACAAGGGCAACGCGAAGGTCCACGTCTCCGGGCACGCGTCCGCCGGCGAGCTCCTCTACTGCTACAACATCCTGCGGCCGAAGAACGTCCTGCCGGTCCACGGCGAGCACCGTCACCTCTACGCCAACGCGGCGCTCGCGATGCGCACCGGTGTTCCGGCGAAGAACATCATCACGGGCCAGGACGGCATCGTCGTCGATCTCAAGGACGGCGTGATGACCGTCGCCGGCCAGCTCGACCTGAGCTACGTCTACGTCGACGGCTCCACCGTCGGCGAGATCACCGACGCCGACCTCAAGGATCGCCGCGTCCTCAGCGAGGAGGGCTTCATCAGCGTCTTCCTGGCGATCGACCCCTCGACGGGTCGCGTCGTGGTCGGCCCGGAGATCCAGTCGCGCGGGTTCGCCGAAGACGACTCGGTCTTCGACGACGTCCGACCGAAGATCCTCGCGGCGCTGACCGAGGCCGCCGAGAACGGCACCCGCGACGCGCACGCGTTCAGCCAGGTCGTCCGGCGCACCGTGGGCCGCTGGGTGAACAGCCAGCACCGTCGTCGCCCGATGATCGTGCCCGTGGTCATCTCCGCGTAG